From the Manihot esculenta cultivar AM560-2 chromosome 14, M.esculenta_v8, whole genome shotgun sequence genome, the window ATATGTTTATCCAAAATTTAGGGTGGGGGATTTCAGTGAACAACATTGTTACCATTTCGTTATCCTTTTTAATCTAGTAATTAATGAATAATGATCGTTCTATTTTGAAATACCTTTTGGATTGGATTTCACTCGATAAAATCTTGCTATCTTTCTCTCAATGACCATTGCATTTTAGACTAAATTTTGaatcttttctcttttcttttctttttttttgggtgATAACAGGAAGAGCCAGAAGacataagaaagaaagaaagcaagtgATAATCTGCGACCCGGCATCTTGCATGAGAGGAGAACGTCGGCCATCTGGAGGCAGCTGAATCCTGGTCATGCCTGTAGGGAAATTTTGAGCCCACTAAGCCAGCCAATCAGCACAAATGTTGAATCCTTTTTAAGAGGTATTACTTTCAAAGAATTCATGTTTGGTTGATTGGTTTAACTCCATATATGACTTTGAGATCACATGTGTAAATGTAATCGaaaatttctttttccaagtaaattaatatattacctAAAGCGTTATCCAATTTTCAAAAAGTGAAATACGTTCTGTAGTAGTTTTCCTAATTTTTAATGGAATATATAAGTTCATCACCACCTACAAGAAAGCGTTAAAGAGAAATACTGCCAGCTTCGGAACGGGAGAAACTCGCTGCGATAATGAATTGAAGAATGCAGAATAAGGTTCGCTGCTCTTTCACACGTCTCAAAAACCAGAGAAGAATGCTGtcttaattgaataaattacAGAGTTAACAACTTTATTACAGGAAAGATAAACCGTACCATTCACAACTCATGAAATTAGACCTCATAAACAACCTTGCAACTGTTATAATCCTAGCAATTTAAGTGCCTACATGGGTAGAATGTGATACAAATCACAAACAAATCTCTATTGACATATATTTCATCATCTCTGGCCAACGGATTTCTTCCCCGAGATCACTACATATAAATACAACTATGGGAACTTATAACCTTCTACACAAATTATGAGCATATTAGCTATATTCCCCAACAAAAAGGGATGGCCTTGCATCTGTACGAAAGCTATAAAGCTACTTTacagttttttattattattattattaaaacacTCAATTTGACAAATGGCACATGGCATGGAACAGATGCAGTTCCTCTGCCTCTGCATAATGGCAGCTCACAGTTCAGAAAGGTTCACTTTCATCTCCTAGCAATGACAGAGAAAATGGTGCAATAGCCACATTGAAATTTGGTGAGCCTACTCTATCGATGTGTTTCATCTCAAAATCACCTTCCTGCAGTTGTACAAAATTaagttatatttaataaaaatcaacTCTCAGAAATATGGAACTTATATCACATAATTAAAAGGATACACGAtgaacaatgaaaataaagcaaataaaaaataatggattTGCACCAAAGAACCCTTCACTTCAAGCTACAATTCTTTTAACTAGCCTGCAGTTTAATCCGTCAAGCGTTATAAAATGTGCAATAACCAAACCACCGCTTGTCTTACAATTTTCAAAGAAATACAGAAAGGGAGGGGAAGGAATGGAGGAAAACCAagaagcaaaaataaaaaggaaaaattggCGATCATTCATGGGAGCAAAAGAAAGGAAGAGACGGTAGCTCACCATTCTGCCATTTGGGGTAGGTAATGGGCAAGCAGACGAGTATTCAAAACCCGTCCTAGGAAGTATAACTGGTTGTTCACCTATAACTCCAGTCCCCCTGATATATAACAAATGATACACAGAATCAATTTTGAAATTCCAGAAAAATTAAGCCCAAGTCTACAGAACAATAAAaagacaaataaaaaataaaatcttgacGCTCAGCAAAAAATTCTCAGTTTTTCCAGAATTACAAATGACGAGCGAAGTAGCTAACTCACCAAACATTTTCAGTTTTTCCATTGGCATCTGTGATAATCCAATGTCTTCTGAGAAGCTGAACAGGACGATCTGAATTATTGGTGATCCTTATTCTATATGCAAAGAAATATTGACCCTTTGAAGGCTGACTTCGGCCCTCAATGTATACACTCCTAACCTGAACTCTGATCCCCTGAATGCATGAGAAATTTTaccaattataaataatttgatatcaACTTAAATTTCTATTACTCCTTTTCTACCCTCATAAGCAACATTCTGCAGCCTCTTGGTGCTTCTGTCCAGGATTTGCCCTCTGAACATCTAATTAATTGCAGAAGACCAGAACTGACCCACAAAGGAATTAGTGATCTGTTCTGCAATTGCACCCTCCCATTTATTCcatttattatttgataaacGCTTCCCAGAcatttagtaattaattttcaaaaaaaaaaaaaaaaagaaaatatgggAAGGGGTCATGTTCCAGGAAGAGCGGTTTTAAAAGTACCAGAAATGGCTCCAATTTACTTATTCAAAATTATGGTTCCAAACAGGTCAGATTTAATGGCGCTCACATTCTAGTAACGCAAAATGTTGCGGACCTTGGTAGAAAGAAAGAGATAAATAACATGTACCAGGTGAAATTAACTAATATACAGAAAATCACTCCCTAAACAGCATCATTTACTGCAGCATTATTCAGTTTGTGAGCAGCTTACCAAGGTTGTTGCATCGCTTGAACATTTCAAGAGGGAATGCGGTGCAATTTCCTTTAGTTCATCTCGATACCTAACAGCATCCTGGCCAACAATTACCAAACGGATAAAAGATTGTCAGGAAAAAAGCTAAAAAGGACCAGCTTAAGAAACAATAGTCACATTCTATAAACGATTTTGTTGAACAGTCAAAGTATCAAGAAGTTGAAGCTACATATGGACGATGATTGATGACATGAGAGACaaccttttttaaaaaagaaaaagcagaagTAAACATTATTGTAAATGTGATTCAAAGATAGTGCAATGGAATGACCAGCTTTCGTATCTTCTATAGCCACCCTTTTAGTTCAAATTAGATTCTTGAAATGGATTACTCAAACGTTAGATTCTAGTAACAGAAAGCCAGAAAAGTATATGCAATCTGTACCTCAAACCGCTCCTCATTGATGGCATCCTTGAGCAACCTGCGAAGTCTCAGAACTGGCTCCTCTTCCTCAAAGGATTTCAATGAATCACGAATTCTGG encodes:
- the LOC110630887 gene encoding uncharacterized protein LOC110630887 isoform X2; the encoded protein is MQFLPTIKVFTDGTAGARTFLPVRSSNFGGRNWLNFGDSARNCRLVACSVESNGNGGGGGGGGSSSSSSSGMGSDYRTSSFLSRTQTYAMLKQQMEVAAKSEDYEEAARIRDSLKSFEEEEPVLRLRRLLKDAINEERFEDAVRYRDELKEIAPHSLLKCSSDATTLLLRRHWIITDANGKTENVWGTGVIGEQPVILPRTGFEYSSACPLPTPNGRMEGDFEMKHIDRVGSPNFNVAIAPFSLSLLGDESEPF
- the LOC110630887 gene encoding uncharacterized protein LOC110630887 isoform X1 — protein: MQFLPTIKVFTDGTAGARTFLPVRSSNFGGRNWLNFGDSARNCRLVACSVESNGNGGGGGGGGSSSSSSSGMGSDYRTSSFLSRTQTYAMLKQQMEVAAKSEDYEEAARIRDSLKSFEEEEPVLRLRRLLKDAINEERFEDAVRYRDELKEIAPHSLLKCSSDATTLGIRVQVRSVYIEGRSQPSKGQYFFAYRIRITNNSDRPVQLLRRHWIITDANGKTENVWGTGVIGEQPVILPRTGFEYSSACPLPTPNGRMEGDFEMKHIDRVGSPNFNVAIAPFSLSLLGDESEPF